Within the Carassius gibelio isolate Cgi1373 ecotype wild population from Czech Republic chromosome B15, carGib1.2-hapl.c, whole genome shotgun sequence genome, the region ttcatattATGCTCATATTCATTTTCATAGGAAAATAGTGTTGATACTTTATTCATACCagctttatctttaaaaaaaagaatcagtAAACACTGACTCACCAAGGCACTTGTGTCCCAGACAATGGCTGTTGTTTGGGGAGGCGTAATCTCGAAAACACTTTGAACAGAACACTTAAAACTCTctgaaacaaaattaaataaatcggTATAAACATTTTAGTACCATGAATGACAACCTAATCAACTGTAGCATGTTAAACGCGAACATTCAGAAGTTAAGAGAGGCCAGTCGTGAGTTGAGGGTGAATTTAGTGAAATGTGAAACAATAGAAGGGGTTCTCTTCTCCATGATAGAGCTCAGTCTGTGCATTTGATCCAGTTGAATGAAAGCGATTTTCTTCTAGCGTGTCTGATACCACACAAAAGGATGTGAATCTGTATTTGTGATGGTTTCACAGCTCTGCTGTTGTCCTGAGGTTATACTGATAGGAGCCTGAGTGACAGTAATCCTGCAAAACCAGAAGATGGTAGTGTTGGATGCACAGTTGTGATGGGATTTCATCAGCCTCATGCCTTTCTCTATACTTTCTATCCCTCAGAACATACACTTATTTTGGTTTCCTCATGTCACTTTTGAAATGTTGCCTGTTCCCAACTAATCAGAGGCCATACTTCAAACTGTATTGATCCAAATGTTACTGTTGTGCAAAAGAGTAAAGACAAGTACATCAtcaacaaaatgaaaacacactCCCAAAGAATCCCAGCATTAAGACGTGAGGGGAGATAATTCACATGATTGAATCGGTCTGAATTAAAAGTTGaacgattgattgattgattaatagaGTTTTCTGTCTGCACCAATATTAATCAAAGCACGTATATGTTCACCAAAGTGCTTTGAATCTAACAgtcaaaatataaaactaaaaagagTGAGAAAAAGGCATTTTTCTCTGAACGTGTGCGCTGTGCTTGTGTCTTCAATCATGTCccactgcaaaataaataataccagtttcagaaaaaaaaagacaattggcAACCTGATGGGATCCAGCTAATTTTAAGATTACATCTTGTTATATAGTGACTAATTCACAGGTTTCTCGTCCCAGACGAAATTGGGTCTCAATTCCATTCCATAGTGCTGGTAAGAGCAGGAAGAACTATAAAACTACTGACCAGTTTAAAGACGTGGCAAACTGCTCAAATCACACTCCATCATTTCTGCGTTGTGCATAAGGCACGAGTCTGAAGGCTTGGAAGTGTTGAAGGtcacattaaatatgtttttgcagAATCATATGTAGTTCTAGTTCTCTTCCTCCCATAGGCACAGCTGTTTGTGGGGCACGGAGTAAGTAAACTGGTAGCCTTTGCTGCAGCTCTTGATGCCGCATTTATACGGGCTGCCCCTGCCGGAGACGTCTCTGTTGCGGCAGTACTTCAGCAGGCAGGGGTACCATTCCAGTCGGAGGTTGTAGCTACAGGAGCACGGCTGCCACAGGTCCTTCACTGTCCCGCAGCTCTGCAGGCCTGGCACCTCCACGGCTTGAGGCTCGAACATGGAGCTGTCCATGCCTGAAGAATCAGAAAAAAATCCTTTTGTATAGTTAACAATCATCAAGCTTCAAGCTATGTAGGTCAGTGAGGTGTTACAAATGCAGATGTGTTCCAATTAAAAGAGCAATGCATCTGTACTGGGTCTAACTACAGTAAACTGATGAGGAAAAGAGTTGGATaaagcttaatttttattttttattattatttttgttttactgttgacatgtatatatgtaataataGTTAAACATGATAATTCAAGAGTCTCGTTATTTAATATTAGTATTTAACCCAATCAAaccataaattaattaaaaatataaatattttacaagtaTAGTCTAAATATGGTTATTGATATAACTATTAAAATCATATTACTTTTCACTATATATTCAAGATAccataatgtatttgttttatttttgaattattatatattatttgaattattcataatcatttcattacatttttatgtgatattaataaacataatagATATAGAGAAAGACAAGtgttatatattacaattaatctacaattataaaaaatcaCTTCTCCTTATAAAATTTTTCTTGatgcatcatttattttatatatttgttatatgttttatataaaatatattatagtctgctctttaattattaaaatcacaTTATCTTAAATAGAAATGTGCTTTATATGTTCTAATAAGCAGCCAATACATTAATAATAGGTATGCTAATAAGCACCTagctaatagtgagaattggtccctatactaaagtgttacagatGTTCAATATTattcatacatatatacaaatacataattacatataaaatatataaatgcattttaaatatatttatacacatttatatttacaatatatttatattcattcataACCTGGTTTTATCTTTTCTTGGCATCAAAACGTGCAgaatttaatcaatgtttttaAAGACTATAATTTCAATCATGAAAATACACTTTTGTTGGTCTCTTTAATTCACCATTAAAGCCTGATGTGTCAAATGACACATGACCTACAGTGTGCATTCTTGAAATAATGAATtaactttttacatattttgtctAAAGGTTCTTGATTCACTTCAAGTGATTTGTCCGACTATTATTGCCTACATCAGGCTACAGAGGGTTAATAAGTGAAGTGCAGTATGTCAGTGATATATTTAAGTGTGCTGGGTTTGGTAGGGTGTAATTAAGGGACGCAGTGAGCATGCTTGCCTCTGTCCAGCCAGTGTTTGACATCAGCCTCCCGCGTGTACACCGCCTCGCGGGCGACGCTGCACATGTTGTGGATGTGGGCGCTCAGCTGCCACGTCCGTGTCAAATTAACTGCTACGTTCATGCTCAGCATCTCCGTGCTTCTCTTCTCTTCCGCCGTGCGGATGGCCTGGGGATTTTTCTGTAATACAGAAAGGAAGATTGTAATATTAGTCCTGTCGTCCTTTAAACCTAGATGTTTCCCTTCTTTTCTCACACCTTTCATTCATATCCACACATCTGGCCGCCCTCCCAGGAACTGCTCATCAAGGGCCTTTTACAGCCTTGTTCCTCTGAGATCTCCCATTTAAAACATCACACTCCTACGCAGCACAGTTAACCCATGAGCTCAACTCTAACACTCAGCATCTGCTTGTTTTCACCCCAGTGACTGTCATCAGCCTCTGAGGGAGTCTGGGAGCAGTGGACTGACCTGTCGGAGTCTGGCCATGGACTCGCTGGGGATGATCTCATTGTGGTTGAGCCGTGTGATGAAGCAGAGAGCCTGGTACTGGCTCTGCCCTCTCTCCAGCTCTCCCAGGATCAGTGCCCGGAAGATCTTCACATCCTGGGAAGAAAAACATTTAGTCATctttcaactgtgccactctttAAGAAATGCACTAGTAGTCAAAATTGAATTGAAgttattacttttttgttttttgtttttgaaataagctTTTATTCAGTTGGCACCAATAGGCTTGTAGGCAGCGTGCCGAGATATAGTGCTCTTGTGCTTCGGGCATCCGGAGTTCAAAGTCCCAACTCACAGACCTTTCCTGATCCCATCCCCTTCTTTCTCTCCCACTTCACTTCCCACTTcccatttatcataaaaaagacagaaataagcttttattcaaagtaaaATTCAGTAAAAACTACTAAAATTGGTGTGTTAATGTTGTGTgatcgcaaagctgaattttcagcaatcacacagctattttcaacactgataataagaaatgtttcttgagcatcaaatctgcATCTAATATAAAATGATGTCTGAAGGATCGAGTGACAATGAAAATCGGAGTAAATGGCATATGGCATCAAATACCAATCAATTTGTTTCTTTCTGGCTCCTAAATTCTCGCTTTTTAGCATATGAAAGTCAGCCGTCGACCTTCAAGTTTACAGTCAGACCCTCATTAGAAGATTTTATAGCGTTCCAGCCCAGAACAACAGAAAGACACTGTATATTTCGGCACATCATTAAGTTGCTGTTAGCAACCAGACCAGATATCTGGCAGTGCCCCGTGCCTATAAAGACTTCCATGTAAAGGCATTATGGGAAACCTAAGAGAAGAAAGCAAGGCCGTGGACCTGTCTACCCATTCATCAGTTACTCCTTGCTCTGGCATCCCCATGACTCTGCCAGCAGAAAGACACACACATTCTCCTcactccctcctcctcctcttgttTTTCACAGTAAGGTCTTGAGCACTGAGCCGACAGAAGGGAGCAAGCTTTCAGGGTTTCGCTCGCAAAGTAGGAGGTTTTCTCAGACAATCCAAATAAACAAGCCCAGGCTGTCTTTGTTTGCTCTGGAGCTCTCATCTCACCCACTTTCTAGAATCTTCCATCTGGTTTCCAGAGTTGGTCAATCCCCAAACTCAAGGAGCAGCAGTCTCACTGAACTCGTGGCAGACAGACGGCCAAGAATCATACACCTCCTCTGGCATTCTATTTGAATGACAATGATCGTATTTGTAAAGTTTTGCCTGAGGGTGTAAATTCAGTTCCGCAGACAAACTTTGCCATTGCTATCCAACCCAAATTAAACGTGTCTGTTTTACTTGTGCAAACTTGGCAAAATGTTTTAGTTAAATTACCTGCTTTTCTTTGGATAACTAGGAATGgcacttaaaataatattaaaaagtaaatataaatcaCTATAAAttgacaaattttttttaaaaagaaaagcaatactcttattcagcaaggatgtatttaattgatcaaatgtgacactgaatactttCAAATGAATGCGGTTCTCCTAAAAAtgatattcatcaaagaatcctgaaaaaagtttcAAGCACAACGGTTTTCAAAAGGTagttaaatgtactaaatattaagtgttatttttaatgcaacatttaaactgcatttctTTAACCATTTTAGATTTGTCTATTAAGTTAAAaggccaaaacacacacacacacacacacgtgtttgtttttgtgaaaagtggggacatcccataggcgtaatggtttttatactgtacaaactgtatattctatggccctacaccaacccaacacctaaccctcacaggaaactttgtgcatttttacttcctcaaaaaaactcattctgtatgatttataagcgttttgaaaaatggggacatgggttatgtcctcataagtcacccctccttgtaatacctgtgtcatacccatgtcattatacagagttgtccCCTGATacatcacaaaaacaagagcacacacacacacacacacacacacacacacacacacacacacacatatatatatatatatatatatatatatatatataaacatacacataGATATATACACCTATATAcatgtttctattttaaataaatgctattcttttaaactttttttgtttttacataaagcagcacaactgtgttcaacactgataataacagGACATGTtatatcaacattgataataataatagaaagcttattttaattattatcatatttcataattttactttttaatgtaaaagACTTCAAacctttgaaaggtagtgtatttTTACAATGCTTAACCAAATCTAAAAGTCATatctttattacaaaataataattttgtggttCAAATACTATCTACTAGCATTTGTGTTCACAATAGACACTACAACATAAAACCATAGCAAGTACACAGCCCGCAGTCTCTGTACATGAAATTAGTTCTAATAAAGAACTGTCCTGCATGGAACCTCTTCCCAGGAGGAAGCAGCAGGAAGGTGATTAGACTGACGGAGAAGGCAGACCTGCTGGAATTACTGCATGGGGACAGAACAATCAGCAAACacaagagggagggagggagcagGCCGTTGTTATTTCAAGTTCCGGCACTTGAAGGACTTTCCAGCCGGCAGACAGGCGGTTTGGTTTGAGAAGGGGGCGTTGGTGGGGGAACTGCTCTAGGCACTCAGTTTAATTACAGGGAAATGTTGGCGACACTGCTCTGCAAACACCTCAATGACAACAGGGAGAAACCCAGCAAACGGACACTGCACAGGTAGACCGCTCATATCTGCTAACGCAAACCAACCTGATATCAGTAGCTCAATCATTGATTTCTCTTTACAACTACGCTTTATCTTCATTGCTTGGCCATTTCCTCTTTCCTTATCTGCGGTGAGTATCTCTTTCGCTTTCCTCCGGGGTCTTGTTACAATTCTCTGTTTGACCCAttccatgcaggaacatgtctaGGCCAGGTTAGCAAGTAAATACTTCAGTCAGCTTGATCCTGGGCTCAGTTTTTCATTTGTTCGCCCACCTTCAGCTTCACCTTCAGGTCTACCAAATGCCCAGATTAGAGGCTGAACATAAATCTTAGTGCTGAAAAGTTTATTTTGACAGTCTTGAAGAAATAGATGGCATCTCTGAAGTCAAAGCAAACATTAGCTCCTGCTCCTGGTCCTGCTTTCTGCTGTAGGATCACAACGTGTTTATTTGGACTATGCTGACGTCTGACTGTGGCACTGTTTGCACTGTCAGTTCCAAACGGTGCTCATGCTATAAAATTCAAGTCAGATATACAATGTTGTTCATTCATTATCAAGAACAATAAAGTTATTGGTGAAAGGTTGGCTGGACCAAAGATATTTTGACAGATTGTTTGATTGTTTATCCATGCAATGAAATTCTGTGGCGTCCAAAGCAGcattggttcccattgacttgcattgaatgttgggggggtgggggggcagacatttatctaaatattataagcattagaaaattaataattagtgatttataatttacaaatatatatatatattactcaccactgctgcatttaattgatcaaaaacacaataaacaaaatcagaattttcagcagtAATTAATTTAGTCTTCAGAGTCGCGACAACATCCAAAAATCTttctatgctgatttggttcttaGTATTACCAATGTTGAGGAATAGGGGTCAACCGATATGTAATTTTCAGGGACGATGCAGATACCGATTATTAAATATCAAGTAGGCTGATAACCGATATAAAATACTCTGACAAATGctttctttaaataatttaaaataattttatcggCAAATAAGTTGTCAAAATGACCGATATcgataacaataaaaatgcttaatatcAGCCTTGCCGATAATTGGTTGACTACTATTTGCTGCTTTACATGTTTTGTTAGAATTTTCTGATGACTAGAatgttttaaagaacagcatttattttgtaatagacAATTTTTGGTAACATTATGTCTTTATggtctcttttgatcaatttttatCACAGACTTGGTGAGTATAAAAGGACCTCTTtcaaaaatcttgaaaaaaagaaacataactaTTCCAGACTTTTGAATGTTAGTCTAACAAAAGCCAAAATAAGACGACTCAAGGTTTTCCAAGgattattgctttattttgtgCTAAAGTTTTGGATCTTGTTTCTAAGTGATTGTTGTTTGGATCTGAATTTGTGGTAGTTTATATAAGACTAGGCTTCCAacttcatgtttgtttgtgtctctCTCAACTCATCTCCAGAGACTAGCAACTATGAAAGACGTGATAGAATGTATTTTTGTTAATTCTGCCAGTACTTTTCAGTGACACTGATGAATGATTTTATAAaccatttcaattaaatgctCTTTGTTTTGCCACATTAAAgatgtttgttttgtgtctgcAAAGTGCGGCTTTCCATTGTATCAACTGGCATGAATAACATCTACCCAAGAGGAATTAAGTGGAATTGCTTAAGATGCGTGGTTGCAATCTAATGCACATGTTGTCATCAAAAACACTTTGTACTGCACAAAAGatacacgagagagagagagaaaaaagccaAATAAGTTGGTATATTTCAAGATTT harbors:
- the oafa gene encoding out at first protein homolog — encoded protein: MFARWISPGSGRLTLLLWLLMVSVTLGSASELKVRVRLADGQITDELLEADSERDSITVEFKQGDGTLITFVADFKQDVKIFRALILGELERGQSQYQALCFITRLNHNEIIPSESMARLRQKNPQAIRTAEEKRSTEMLSMNVAVNLTRTWQLSAHIHNMCSVAREAVYTREADVKHWLDRGMDSSMFEPQAVEVPGLQSCGTVKDLWQPCSCSYNLRLEWYPCLLKYCRNRDVSGRGSPYKCGIKSCSKGYQFTYSVPHKQLCLWEEEN